The Mesotoga sp. Brook.08.105.5.1 sequence ATACGGTTCACCCGAAGAGGTTGCGGCGAGGTATTATGAGGGCGGCCCGATCATCGCTCCTCATCTGAAGAACTATCTCTTCATGTACACGGGAATCCTATTCGCGATTCACCTCGGACTGCATCTTATCGCTTTTGTTTTTGGCGAGAATGGCGCGATCTTTGATTTAAGGGGAACCGATCTACTGAGCCTTCTCTCACAACTTCCAGTGACTTTCGTATTTGACTTCGGACTCGTCAGCTTGATTCTTTATTTCGTGACGCAGGCAAAGGGTACTGCAAAGCTCCCCCATTTCACATATTTCATCAGAGAAGAAAAGGCGCCTTCCATTGGCAAGAGGATTGGATCTCTTATAGGAACCTCTGCTGGCGCCGTGATAACCTTCCTGGCCTTCACATACGGACCGTTCTATCTTGGAAACGGTGAGTTGACAGAGATCGCGATTGTTGCACTTGACTCATTCAAGTTCGGTCTCTTCCTGGCTTTTGGATTGTTGATAATAGATTCAGTATCAAATCTGATCAACATTTTCAATTACTCGAGGTTCAGCAAAATCGTTTCAAATACTCTTGGCCTTGTCTTTCTCTTTCTTGCAGTCTCGCCCGATTACAAACCAGATATCGCATCTTATCTGAGTCTTAACCCTTCAAGTGTCGATCACCCCATGCTTGTCGCAATACTATTCTTAATGGCTATAGTATTAATCGTGGATCTGGTGTTCGAAACCATAAAGTTCTGGGCTAGCAGAATTGTAAGAACTAATTGAGACTGTCCGATGCAAATCCTGAGGGGCGTTGCCCCTCTTTTTCTTGCAGATAAGACCTTCATCACAATAGTAAAGTTGAGAATTTCAGATCAATTTGTTGTTCTTTTGGAGGCTGTTTGTTTCAATAACTAGCTTACTCCGTTGATTAGTCAAGGGGGTAGAGTAAATCAACAATCTCTATCGCATTTTCACTGGCCAATCTCTCACCCGGAATCTACTTGGTTATACAATTCATTAGGCAGTCTTCATAAGGTCTTGAAGAACTCCCTTTGTTGGAGTCTGACTTTGGAATTCTGCTTCCGGGTGAGTCATTTTCCTTAGCTGCAGGAGGTACAATTTGGCCGCTTACATTATTAGAAGACTTCTGTTCTTGCCAGTTGTTGCCTTCGTTGTTACGCTGGTTGTGTTCGCAGTCATTTGGTCAATGGGGCCGGACGTATTGCTTAGAGCATATATGACGGGAAACGCTTCGAAGTCCCCGAATGCTGAACAGAGGATAATCGAGAAGTACGGGCTCGACAAACCGGCAGTTGTCATGTACTTCAAGTGGCTTGGGAACACTATTAAGGGTGACATGGGATACTCATTGACTGCCAGCTCATCGGTTTCTGAAGCCATTATCTCAAGACTTCCGGCAAGCCTCGAACTGCTCGTGCTTGCACTTATCCCAATAATCTTAGTAGGTTCAAGGCTTGGTATTAGAGCTGCGATGCATCCAGATGGGGTTTCAGATTCTGTCTTTGGATTTTTTTCAATAGTAGGCTGGGCGACTCCAGATTATGTAATGGCTTTGCTAATCCTGGTTGGCAGCTTCACCATATTCGGCTGGCTTCCTATAGGCAGTCTGACTACTGGATTGATTAAAGATTGGAACTCCTACACGAACTCCCTAATAATCGATTCAATACTTAATCTGCGCTTCGATATCCTTTTGTCTCAAATAATCAATCTTGTACAACCTGTACTGACTCTCTTCATTGTGCACTCGGCTTATGTTTTTCAGATAAGCAGGGCAACTCCTCTCGATGTCAAGAAAAGAGATTATGTTAGGGCAGCAAGATCAAGAGGTGTGAGCGAAAGAACGATAATGTTAAGGCATGTTAGAAAGAATGCTCTGATTCCTGTCGCAACTGTTGGAGGCGAGCTCTTTGCATCCTTTTCGCAGGACTTCCTTTGTTGAAACCATCTTTGCGAGACCGGGTATAGGAAGGCTGCTAACTGACGCAGCAATAAGCGTTGAAGTGCTGACACTCTCAGGCTGTGTACTTCTGATAG is a genomic window containing:
- a CDS encoding ABC transporter permease is translated as MAAYIIRRLLFLPVVAFVVTLVVFAVIWSMGPDVLLRAYMTGNASKSPNAEQRIIEKYGLDKPAVVMYFKWLGNTIKGDMGYSLTASSSVSEAIISRLPASLELLVLALIPIILVGSRLGIRAAMHPDGVSDSVFGFFSIVGWATPDYVMALLILVGSFTIFGWLPIGSLTTGLIKDWNSYTNSLIIDSILNLRFDILLSQIINLVQPVLTLFIVHSAYVFQISRATPLDVKKRDYVRAARSRGVSERTIMLRHVRKNALIPVATVGGELFASFSQDFLC
- a CDS encoding ABC transporter permease subunit, whose protein sequence is MHPFRRTSFVETIFARPGIGRLLTDAAISVEVLTLSGCVLLIAAMMIIVNIVVDIIYSLIDPRILLWDNGKGSRAD